CCCCAGCAGGTAGCCCTGCAACGAGTCACAGCCCAGGCGGGTGAGGAAGTCCTGCTGGCGGTCGGTCTCGACCCCTTCGGCGACAATGCGCAGGCCCAGCGCCTGGCCCAGGGCGACGATCGCCGAGACGATCGCCGCGTCGTCGCTGTCCTGCTCCAGGTCGCGGACGAAGCCACGGTCGATCTTCAGCTCGTTGGCCGGCAGGCGCTTGAGGTACATCAGGCTGGAATAGCCGGTGCCGAAGTCATCGATGGACAGGTCCACGCCCATGTCGGACAGGCGCTGCAGCACAGTCAGGCTGGCGTCGGCGTCGCGCATGGCGGTGGTCTCGGTGATCTCCAGGGTCAGGCGGTTGGCCGGCAGGCCATTGTCGTTCAACGCCCGTGCCACGCTGTCCACCAGCCCCGCGTGGCAGAACTGGATCGCCGACAGGTTGACCGCGATGCGCCAGTCGTCGTGGCCCTGGTCCATCCACTGGCGCATCTGCCGGCAGGCCTCGCCCAGCACCCATTCGCCGATGGGGATGATCAAGCCGGTCTTTTCGGCCAGGCCGATGAAGCGGTCCGGCAGCATCAGGCCGTGCTGCGGGTGCTCCCAGCGCAGCAGCGCCTCGGCGCCGATGGGCTGGCGCGCGGCGGCGTCGAACTTGGGTTGGTAGTGCAGGCGGAACTGGCCCTGCTCCAGCGCCGTGCGCAGGTCCTGCAGCAGTTGCAGCTGCTGGCGCGCGTTGGTGTTCATCGAGGCGTCGAAGAAGCTGTAGCCGTTCTTGCCGGCGCTCTTGGCGTGGTACATGGCGGCGTCGGCGTTGCGCAGCAGTTCGTGCTGGTCGGCGCCGTTGCCCGGGTAGAGCACGATGCCCAGGCTCGCCGTCAGTTGCAAGTCGTGCTCGGCCACGCGGAAGGGCCGCGACACCAGGTTGACCTGCTTGACCGCCACGCCCATGGCGTCGTCCGGCTCACCCAACTCCACCAGCAGCACGAACTCGTCGCCGCCGATCCGCGCCAGGGTGTCCTGGCTGTGCAGGTGCCCGCGCAGGCGCGCCGCCACCGCCTTGAGCAGCAGGTCGCCGACATGGTGGCCGAAGGCGTCGTTGACCGGCTTGAAGCCGTCCAGGTCGATGAACATCAGGGCGAAACAGCCGCCCTGCTCCGCCACCCGGCCGATGGCCTGGTCGATACGGTCGGCCAGCAAGGTGCGGTTGGGCAGGCCGGTGAGGGTGTCGTGCAGGGCCAGTTGCGTCAGTTCCTGGTTGGCCAGGGTCAGCGAACGCGCCAGCTCCGCCGTGCGCGCTTCCAGGCGGGCATCCAGCACCGAGGTCAGCAGCGCCACCGAGAGCACCGCCAGGGTGGTGATCAGCACCAGGTAGTCCAGGCCATCGCCGGCCAGGCCGTCGACCAGGGCGCCGCAGTAACTCCCCGTGGGGAAATTCGCCGCGGCCATGCCGGTGTAGTGCATGCCGACGATGGCGATGCCCATCACCACCGCTGCCAGCCCACGGAATTGCCGCACATACGGGGTGTGCTGGCGCAGGCGGAAGGCGATCCACAGTGCGGCCGCCGAGGCCCCGACCGCGATGGCCAGCGAGGCGCCGAACAGCGTCGGGTCGTAGTCGATGCCCGGCTGCATGCGTAGCGCCGCCATGCCGGTGTAGTGCATGCAGGCGATGCCGCTGCCCATGATCAGCGCGCCGAAGCCCAGTTGCTGCCAGGGCAACTTGGGTTGGCTCACCAGCCACAAGGCGAAGCCCGAGGATGCCACCGCGATCAGCAGCGACAACGCCGTCAGCGTGGTGTCGTAGCCCAGGTTGATCGGCAAGCTGAACGCCAGCATGCCGATGAAGTGCATCGACCAGATGCCAATGCCCATGGCAAAGGCGCCGCCCAGCATCCACAAATGCACCGCCCGCCCCTTGGCCGTGGCAATGCGCCCGGTGAGGTCCAGCGCCGTGTAAGAGGCAAGAATGGCCACGCACAGCGAGATCAACACCAGCGAGGAGGAGTAGCTACCGATCAGCATTTGCACATCCAGGAACAGGCCGGGGAAAGGCCCTGAAAAAGCCGATGATTGTACTCAAGCTTTGGCGAAACGCACGGGGTTTTCACGCAGTAAAAAAGGATCCAATCACAGGATTTTCCTCAAGAATTTTCAGCGAACGCATGGACCAGGTGATCGATCACCACCCGCACCCGGGCGGTGTGACGCAGGTCCTGGTGGGTGACCATCCACACCTCGGAGGGCTTTGCCCGTGCAAGCGCCGGCCAGATCCGCTGCAGGCCGTCGCGCAGGCCAAGCGCCACGGGGATTTCGCCGATGCCCAGGCCCTGGCCGATCGCCCGGCGCAGCATCAGGCTGGCGTTGGCGGCCAGCACCACCCTGCCCTCACCGATGGGCACGTCCACCAGGGTCGGCCGGGCCTGGTCGCGCCAGTACGGCTCATACACCACCAGTTCGTGGCCCTCGAAGTTGCCGACGGCCGGCACGCCTCGGCGAAGGCGGTCAATTGGTAGCCGGCTGGCGTGCGCAGGAACAGGGTCGAGCCCAGGTCCGCCCCCAGCGCGAGCCCATGGTGGCCTGGTCGACCCCCAACAGCCGCGCGGCGCAGGGTCTGTTCGCGGCTAAGGACCAGGAGCGTGCGGGCGTCGTCCCAGTTCAAATGATTCATTCCTGCCTGTGGGAGCGGGTTTTACCCGCGAGTACGTCGGTGAATTCACAATTGTATTAGCTGGCAAAGCCGGCTCCCACAGGGACTGCGGCCGGCTGCCCGAACGTGAAGAAATTTCGCGGCACCGTGTCGCAAAATCGCCGCGCGACCCCATTGTGGTTGTTCCCTGCCCATGTGTCTGTCGGCAAGCACGCGGCGCCAGGATGTGCTACCTGATATTTTTGCTAGTTGTCGCAGGTGGCAATGTTGCGCATGCTCACTCCAACCACCTTATGAAGGAAGACGTAAAGTTGAAGCGACAGGGTCAGTAAATTTTAGCTTTCCATGACTTGAGTTGTGATATCCCGAGGGTGACCTATGTGCTGCCTCAGGGCTTCGAGCAAGTCAGGATGAATCGATAAGTATTGAAAGCAGATTTGGCAATCTACGCAACCACATGAGAATGTAGCCAACGACACTTACATCCTATCGCAATATAATTAACAGCGCGCATCCCGCTCTGTCACCTGCACATCTTGCAACGGAGGTTAGGAGACAACAATAAATCAAGGAAAGTTCCAAGCTATACGCAAGGCATTGACCAGAGAAATACATAACATCAACAAGCGCGAGACTGAAATATATGGCTTCCCAAGTGTCGACTGCAGTGCTTGATCGTGTCGTTGTGAGACGATGAAAAACCAGAAGTTCAAAGTACAGGATCAATAGATGCGCCTTGCCTATGGCTGGCGGTTAATTTTCATTAATTGTGGAGCTTGATATGAGCAACGAATCTTCTGCAACTAACATCCCACAAGATGCAGAGACAACTGAACCTATCCGCTGGGGCTTTATTAAAGACCACACATTCATTCAACCGGAAACTATTATCCCGTGCACCTTAGCGATAAAGAGCATAGGCAGAACTGACATGTTGCTTGCCGCATACGGAAAACGCTATCTACGCTATGAAAACGCAGGAAGATTTTATAACTACAATATCACAATGGCGAGCATTGACATCGAAATCCCAGAACACCTGCTGGAAACCGCAAGACTGGCAGTCAGTCTGCTTAGCGACGGCAGAAGATATTCATCCCTTTTTCAAATGACCTTCAAGAGCGGCAAACTTTACACTGCCAAATATATCATGACTGGAACAATTCCAAACATCAGCCCTCCAGAATTGCAATGCCCCTTTACTACCAGAACAACTTCAGACATGCCACCCGACTGCCAACGGTGCACCAGCATGTATTGGTTGCTGCGGGAGAGGTGCGGCTGTAATGCCTGAAAAACCGGGGCACTGCCCCGGTTTTTCAGTTGTCGGCGACTGCAAATCGAGCTTTTCTGGGCTAAGCGCTCGCCCATCGTTCATAGATTCGATAGCGCCATTCGCGTGGTCAGTTATACCATCTTCTTGGCCAACCCGTGGAAGTGGGTCTTCAGGTAGCCGGACTGGCGTTTGACCACGCAGATAAGCCTGGCCAGCCCACCGATGTAGAAACAGTTGCCCAGTTTCATTGAACGTCTGAGTAATCAACCTGATCAAGGTCGGCAAGTGCATCGGCATCGCACAGCACCTCAAGGCCGCCCACTTCGAACCTGACGAGGTGATCGCGTGCCGCTGCAACACCGGACACGCGCCCTCATCAGCGCGCAATAGAGCGATTTTGGCGATCGTGTCCCGAGAAGTGGTGTAACTGAACCAGCCGAAAGCGCCCTGCGGACGAAAGAGGATGGTCATCGTGGTTCTTGGCTAACGTTGAGTTTGCGGACTTAACCTTCACCAGAGAAACCACGATGACCAAGCCCACTATCGCATTGACTGAGTTGGTTGAGAAAGGGGCAGACGCTGATCTGCTCAAGCAAATGATCCAGTTCGTTGCCCAGCGCATGATGGAGTTTGATGTCGAAAGCCTGTGCGGCGCCGGCTTCGATGTCAAAAGCCCCGACCGGACGACCAGCCGCAACGGCTACCGGGATCGCCTCTGGCAAACCCGCGCTGGCGATGTTGACCTGAAGATTCCCAAACTGCGCCAAGGCAGCTACTTTCCAGGCTTCCTTGAGCCTCGACGCACTGCCGAGAAAGCGATGGCAGCGGTGATCCAGGAAGCCTATATCCAGGGCGTTTCAACGCGCTCAGTGGACGAGCTGGTCAAAGCCATGGGCATGACTGGCATCTCCAAGAGCCAAGTGTCACGGCTGGCTGGCGAGATTGATGAACGTGTCCACGCCTTCCTTGATCGCCCGCTTGAAGGCGACTGGCCCTATCTCTGGATTGATGCCACCTACGTCAAAGTGCGGGAGGCTGGGCGCATCGTCTCAGTCGCCGTCATAATCGCCGTGGCCGTGAACACCGATGGTGGCCGTGAAGTCCTGGGCATGCGGGTTGGCCCGTCAGAAGCTGAGCCCTTCTGGACGGACTTCCTGCGAAGCCTGATGCGGCGTGGCCTGCGTGGCGTGAAGCTGGTCATCTCCGACGCCCACGAAGGCCTCAAGGCGGCTGTTTCCAAAGTCTTCAATGCAACCTGGCAGCACTGCCGCGTGCATTTCATGCGTAACGCCATGGCCCATGTCGGCAAGGGCCAGCGCACCATGGTGGCGGCGCTTCTGCGCACGGTTTTCGCCCAGGACAGCCGTGCCGAATGTCACCAGCAGTGGCGCCTGGTCGCCGACCAACTGCGCGAAAAGTACCCCAAGATCGCGACGCTTATGGACGGCTGCGAGGATGAAATGCTGGCACACATGGCGTTTCCCAAAGCGCACCGACAGCAGTTGCACAGCACCAATCCACTGGAACGGCTCAACGCTGAAATCAAACGTCGCACCGACGTCGTGGGCATCTTTCCCAACGACCCTGCAATCACACGGCTGGTAGGCGCGATGCTGCTGGAGCAGAACGACGAGTGGTGCCTGCAACGGCGATATATGCAGTTGGAGGCCTTCGAGGCGGTCAGCGATAATCCACAGGCCAAGCTGTCGGCCGTGATCAATTAAACGGCAAACTCAGTGGTCAAGGCCATGATGAGTTACACCACTTCCTGGGACACGATCATTTCGGCCAGGACTGCAAGCTGAACAACACCGAAGTGCATTCAGCTCCTGGCAGTGCGCAGACATCACAATTCATGGTCAAGCCAAGTCAAGTCAAACCTTCAATTCATCAGGTCTGTCAGCCAGATTTGGCACGGTTTCCGAGAACGGTTCTATTTCCAGCTCTACGTTGAACTCAACTGGCGTGAAATCAACGTACATAGTCCAGCTCGATCCCGGGTGTATGGTCAACCGGCTTGGATACCCATAGCCAGGGTTCACCCTCACCTGCGGCTTTATTTCCAGCATGCTGGCTTGGAAGGTGTTCTTAGTCAAAGGGCTCTCGGGCTTCAGAAATACTTGAAACAGAGTAGGCGTACTTGTGATACGCACCAAGGAGTCGCCAATCGGTTTATAGTTGAAATGTATCGTAAATTCATCCTGCAGTTGATCCGAGATCAACACTACCTCCGGTGTTTCCAAGGGTATCTTGAAGCCCTCCACCTTGGCACCCAAGATAAAGGTACCGCTGGTGCTATTACCTTTGGTCCGCGTCCATTCAATGCCACCTGCGGTCATTGGCTCTTCATCTTCATAGGGCGGTACTACGGGCACCTGGCCCTTACTCAGGCTACCCGCTGTGAAGGTGAGCTGCCCCTTCAACGCTGTCTTTCCCAACGGGCTGTGAATATCGTCCCTGGGCTTGAGTGCGATCTTGCTGGCGTTCTGCCGATACATGACTATCGAGGTGCCGCCCACGTCTTTGCCATCGATGACTATACGCGCTTCATCACTTAGCACATTCGACATCAAGAAGGCCGATTCCAGCTTCAGCGGGGCCGAGAAGCCCGTCACCTCCACGCTCAAGCCGAACTGGCCACGGGCCTTGGCGGGGTTGATCCTCCAGGTGACATCGGTTTCTGGAGCCAAGTCGTGTCCTGTATTGTAGGGCGGCTCGGCCGGCAAGGATGCTTGCTTCAGGTTCGCTTCAAGTTCAACGAACTTCAACGTGGCAGAAAGCCCCGACAGCCCCAGCGGGCTGCCGGCCTTGGGCTTGAGGCTTACCCGCTTTGGCTCGCCGATCCAGAAGTAAGGCGACAGAGGTTTTCCGTCGTCGGCGTTGACCAGATCCGCTTCGTCTGCCAGGTTTTGAGAAAGCAGGATCACGTTCGCCAATTTCAACGTGCTGTCGAAGGGCGACACACGGATATCCAGAGTGAAGGTGCCGCTGGTGCTATTACCTTCGGTCCGCGTCCATTCAATGCCACCAGCGGTCATTGGCTCTTCATCTTCATAGGGCGGTACTACGGGCACCTGGCCCTTACTCAGGCTACCCGCTGTGAAGGTGAGCTGCCCCTTCAACGCTGTCTTTCCCAACGGGCTGTGAATATCGTCCCTGGGCTTGAGTGCGATCTTGCTGTAGTTCTGCCGATACATGACTATCGAGGTGCCGCCCACCTCTTTGCCATCGATGAATACACGCGCTTCATCACTTAGCACCTTCGACATCAAGAAGGCCAACTCCAGCTTCAGCGGGGCCGAGAAGCCCGTCACCTCCACGCTCAAGCCGAACTGGCCACGGGCGTTGGCGGGGTCGATCCTCCAGGTGGCATCGGCTTCTGGAACCAAGTCCTGTCCTGTATTGTAGACCGGCTCGGCCGGCAAGGATGCTTGCTTCAGGTTCGCTTCAAGTTCAACGAACTTCAACGTGGCAGAGAGCCCCGACAGCCCCAGCGGGCTGCCGGCCTTGGGCTTGAGGCTTACCCGCTTTGACTCGCCGATCCAGAAGTAAGGCGACAGAGGTTTTCCGTCGTCGTCGTCGCCGTCGGCGTTGACCAGATCCGCTTCGTCCGCCAGGTTTTGAGAAAGCAGGACCACGTTCGCCAACTTCAACGTGGTGTCGAAGTTCGACACATGGATATCCAGGGTGCAGGTGCCGCTGAACGCCAGTCCTTTCAGCTCCCAGCTCCGACCGAGCGGCTCCATCGGCTTTTCTTCATTGAACTTGGGCTTGGCTTCCACGCTGCCCGGCTCCAGCGTACCCTTGGTAAAGGTCATCCAGCAGTTGTATACCGTCTCTGCCAGCGGGCTGCCCGCCTTTGGCTTGATGGTGATCGTGGAAGGGATGCCGCGTCGCAAAACAAGTGGAGAAGGTACCTCCTTATCACCAATCCGCACGTCAGCCTCATCACTGAGCAATTCAGAGATCAGCAGCGCGTCCTTCAGCTCGATAGGCGCAAGGAAACTCTCTACATGAAGAGCCAAGGTATACATACCGCTCTTGTTCTGCGCCCCCGTCAGCCTCCAGCTCAACCCATCCTTTCCGTTGGCGGGTTCCTTGGCATCATAGGACGGATCCGATTCAACATCCCCCGGATCCAGCGCCCCCGATTTGGTAAAGGAGATCCAGGCCTTGAGCTTGGTGTCTTTCAGAGGGCTATTGATATCCGCTCTTGGGATCAGCTTGATTTCCAGCGGTTTCCCCCGGCGCGAGATCAAACGACTGCCAATCGCGCTTCCGTCGACCTGCACCCGTACTTCATTCTCTAAATGGCTTGACATCAACAACCCCGCCGGAAGCTCCAGAGGGGTCGTGAAACCAGGCATCTCGATTTTCAGGCCGAACTGGCCATGCTCGTTATTGGGTGTGATTGTCCAGGGGACCCCTGCATCCGTCACCGCAGCACTGGCTTCCCCATACGCCGGGACAGCGCGCAGTTTGTCGGCCGGCAGCCAATCGTTGAGTTGAACGAACCGCAGTGTTGCAGACAGCTCCAGCCCTCCCAGGGGGCTACCCTGCTTGGGTACGATACGTACGGTTTTCTCCACCCCGGCCTGGAAAACCGGCCGCTCCTCTTCCCCGGTTCTCACAACGACCAGATCAGCCTCATCCCCCAGCGTCTGCGACATCTGCACCCCGGACAGCAGGTACGGCACACCCAGGCCATCCGCATTCGCCGTCAAGGTGAACTTCCCACTCTGGCCACCGCCCGTGATCTCCCAGCTCAACCCTTCCTCAGGCATCGTCTGCGCGGTCTCGGGTTTGAACTCAATGCCCAATTGATCTCTCACCACTGGCCAGCCCAGCGTGATGGGTTTGAACTCAATGCCCAATTGATCTTCCACCACTGGCCAGCCCAGCGTGATGGGTTTGCCAATGAAGAAATTGTCTTTCTTTTCCTTTTCCGTGGGGATCAGGAACAACTTGTATTTGCCACCACGGACCAGGCGAATGTCCAGTGGTGTGACAGGAACGGACGTCCCATCCATCTCATGAAGTTCCAACCTCAGTTGATCCGACCAGGGAGTCTTGACGAAAGCCGGCAGTTTTAAAGATTTAATGCTGTCCTGCTGCAGACCATCGACACATTTGGCCTCGAACGTGACCTCATCGGTGATGATTTCCTCCTCCCTGGGCAGGTATGTCAACTTCGAATAGCCTTGCTCATCCGTGGTGGTGCTCTGGTAGAACTTGCCATTGAGCCACCATTCCACCGTAGCCCCCCTGATGGCGCGGGTCTTGTCAAAGACGTTCTCCACACTGGCGGTAAGGGTGGTGCTCCTGCCTTCCTCCACAATCGGGATAACGTTGTCCCAGTCCACCCGGGTGATTTCATAGTGGAAATCGCCCATCTGCGCCAAGAACTCGTGCTTCCTGGCCTGCCAGTAGCTGCCCAGCCCCAGCTTCATTTCACCTGATACCACGTCGACCCCGGCCATTGCCGTCAGCGTCCATTTGGGGCCTTCCTCGGACAAGACCTGGTATTGGCCCTCATCGTCCGTGCCGTCTTCGGTTTTCAGCTCAGGCTTCATCTCCGAGAAAAATGTGCCCTTCTCTGCCGAGTTGCCCGCCATCCACAACACACACAGTTTCTGCCCGGCCCAGGTAGTGCCCTCCGGCGCGCTGATTTCCAGGCGATGCGTGGCACCATGGCACAGCTTGAACGGCAGCATGTCCTGGACGATTTCCTTTTTCGGCGATTCCACGACTAGTCGCCCGGGCGACGTGACAATCTTGGAAGTTGAAGAAGTGCTGGAGTCTTCTGCGGATTCACATATGGACATGACGGTCTCCGGTGTACGTAGGCACGGTTGTCCGAAGACTGTATCGAGCGGGGCAGCCGCTAGAAACTGGCAAAAATATCAGGTGATTCGCGCAGCACACAGCCACTGAAGCGCTCAGCCCTTCACGTCTTTATCTTGGCCAGATGAAGCGCGGGCGCATCGCGCAATACCCACTGTCCTTCACATCCAGCACGACGACACAATCACGATGCCACTGCAGCAGCGAACGCGCCCCTTCATCCCTTCCCATTCGGGTCAACTCGGTCCAGAATCTCCGACCGAACAGCAGTGGGGTTCGCCGGGCAAGATCAGGCCTATGCAGCGAATGCCCGGACCAGGTGGTCGATCACCACGCGCACCCGGGCGGTATGGCGCAGGTCCTGGTGGGTGACCATCCACACCTCGTAGGGCTTCGCCCGTGTGCACTCGGGCCAGATCCGCTGCAGGCCATCTAGCAGGCCAAGTTCCACGGGAATCTCGCCGATGCCCAGGCCCTGGCCGATCGCCCGGCGCAGCATCAGGCTGGCGTTGGCGGCCAGCACCACCCTGCCCTCACCGATGGGCACGTCCACCAGGGTCGGCCGGGCCTGGTCGCGCCAGTACGGCTCGTACACCACCAGTTCGTGGCCCTCGAAGTTGCCGACGGCCGGCATGCCCCGGCGCTGTACATAGTCCGCCGACGCGAACAGCCCCATGGTCCAGCTGGCCAGCTTGCGCAGCACCAGGTCGGGGTTGTCCGGGCGCAGGTTGCGGATGGCGATGTCAGTCTCGCGCTGGGACAGGTTGACGATTTCCGAGCTTCCGCTGAGCACCACGCGGATGCCGGGGTGCTCGCGGTGCAGCTGGGCCAGGGCCGGGATGACGAAGTCCTGGGCCAGGGAGTCGGTGGTGGCGATGCGCACTTCGCCGGCCAGTTCGTTGTCGGCGCCGCCGATGCGTCGAGTCAGCTCGAGGGCGGCCTGTTCCATCTTCAGCGCCATTTCCACGGCAACCTCGCCGAGGGCGGTCAGTTGGTAGCCGGCCGGCGTGCGCAGGAACAGGGTCGAGCCCAGGTCCGCCTCCAACGCCGCCACCCGCCGGCCGACGGTAGCCTGGTCGACCCGCAGTACCCGCGCGGCGCGGCGCAGGGTCTGTTCGCGGCTCAGGGCCAGAAGCATGCGGGCGTCGTCCCAGTTCAATGGATTCACTCCTCGTTGGTTTGGCAAGGTACCTGTGGGCTGGCCGTACTGGCCTATTCGCCAGCAAGGCTGGCTCCTACAGGTACAGCGTTGAGCTTGAAGCGGGTGTGGTCCCTGTAGGAGCGGGTTTACCCGCGAATGCGTCGGTGAGCCCACTATCGCATTCGCGGGTAAACCCGCTCCTACAGGATCATGTACCCAGCCTGGCTGAAGTAATTTCGCGGCACCGCGCCGCAAAATCGCCGCGCGACCGCCTCGTGGTTGTTCCCTACCCTGTCATCCAGCGGGCCACCCAGGCCCTTGATCAGAATGACAGAGGTTCCCATGCGTCACATCATCCCGTCCCACATGACCGCCATTGACATCACCCAGCCCGGTGGCCCGGAGGTCCTGCTACCCACCACACGCGACACGCCCCGCCCCGGCCCACGGGAAGTACTGGTCCAGGTTCACGCCGCCGGCGTCAACGGCCCTGACCTGCTACAGCGCAAGGGCCTGTACGCGCCACCGCCTGGCGCCTCGGATATTCCGGGCCTGGAGATCGCCGGCAGGGTCGTTGCCCTCGGTGAACAGGTCAGTCGCTTTGTTGTCGGCGACGCGGTCATCGCCCTCGTGCCGGGCGGCGGCTACGCAGAGTACGCGGTAGCCGACGAGCGCACCACCGCGCCCCTGCCGGCCAACCTCAGCATGGTCGAGGGCGCGGCCCTGCCGGAAACCTTCATGACCGTGTGGGTCAACCTGTTCCAGCGCGGTGGCTTCAAGGCCGGTGAGTCGGTGCTGATCCACGGTGGCGCCTCGGGCATCGGCACCACCGCCACGCAACTGGCCAAGGCCTTCGGCGCGTCGAAGATCTTCACCACGGTGAAGGATGCCGAGCAGCAGGCCGCCAGCCTGGCATTGGGCGCCGACGTGGCCGTCGACTACACCCGCGAAGACTTTGTCGAGCACGTGATGCAGCACACAAACGGCCAGGGCGTGGATGTGATCGTCGACATCATTGCCGGCGACTACGTCGCCCGCAACTTCAAGGCGGCGGCCATGGACGGGCGCATCGTGCAGATCGGCGTGGTCAAGGGCCCGGCCAGCGAGGTCGACCTGTTCCCCCTGCTGGTCAAGCGCCTCACTCATATCGGTTCGACCTTGCGTGCGCGCAGTATCGATGACAAGGCGGCGATCCTCGACGACTTGCAGGCCCGTGTATGGCCCCATGTCTGTGGCGGCTCGGTGAAACCGTTGATCCATGCGACCTTTCCGCTCACGGCTGCCCGCCAGGCCCATGAACTGATGGAGTCCGGCCGACATATCGGCAAGGTGGTGCTGAGCTTGGCGTACCAGGGCTGAGACACTCAGCCCAGCACGCCACTGCCCAGGGCGATCCTGATCGCCTGGGCGGTGGTGGCCACGCCGAGGCGGCGTCGGGCAGCGCGCAGGTGGTTCTCGACGGTACGCACCGACAACCCCAGGGTCGCGGCGATATCGGCCTGGCGTTGGCCGGCGGCGGTCCAGGCCAATACCTGGCGCTCGCGCTCGCTCAGCACGCCAACCTCCTGCCCGACCGGCGCCTCGAGCAGGCGCCGGGCCGCGTGGAACGCCGCGTTGGCGAGCAGCGCCAGGCACATGCGGGTAGCGGGCGAGGCATCAATGTGCAGGCCTCCAAGGCTCATGGCGCCTTCCAGGCCGGCCGGGCCGAACACTGGCACCTGCAAGCCATGGACTCCCGTGCCGACCGGTGCTCGCACCACGTGGTAGCGCTCGCCCCCCTCGCCTTCACGCTTGCTCCAGAAGAACGGCTCGCGTGCCGTCAGCAGGTGCCGGTTCACCGGGCAATGGCGTATGTAGGTCTGTGCATCGACCCGTAGTCCATCGCCGAACCAGTCGCCCTCCACCCAGTGGATGCGCTCGACTACTTCGTCCCGCGCGGCATTGGCGCTGAACAGCACGAAGCGGTCATAGCCCAGCGGCCGGGCGACGCTGCGCACGGCCGACTGGATGAGCGCCAGGGTGGTGGCCTGTTCAATCTGCTGGACCGCCTGCACCACCTTGTCGAATGGCATCCCGCTCACCCGGCGTTGACAGCCTTGAGCAACGTCGCCGCAGCCAGCTTGCCCAACGCGTTGCCGGCCAGCGGGCTGTCACCGGTGAGCAGCTTGCGGTCCTGATGGACGGCACCGGAAATACCCTGGTTGATGATCTCGACACCCTGGGCCTGCAACCGCTCGCCGAACTTCCAGGCCAGGTGGCCGGGCATGTAGCCGATGTCGGGGGTCTTGGCATCCAGCTCATCGGGGAAGGCGCAGATCTTGTAACCGTCATAGAGCCTGCCGCTGGCCAGCAGCGCTGCTGGGCCATGGCACAGGGTGATGACGAACTTGTCGTTGTCGGCCGCCCACTGCAACACCTGCCCGACTTCCTTGCTCTCAGGCAGGCCGATCAAGGCGCCATGGCCACCGGGGATGAACACACCCAGGTAGTCGGAGCCGTCGCCCAGGGCGTTTTCAAGCACATCCGCGAGCTTTCGCGGCTGCTTGAACGCCTTGCGGTAGCGGTCGAACAGGCCCAGCACTTCGGTGTCCTCGCTGGGCATGGCCCAGTATTCGAACTTGACCGGGTTGCCCGACAGGGTTGCCACGTCGAAGGCGAAACCGGCCTTGTCCAGGTGGTACATGGGCAGCAGGGTTTCCACCGGGTGGTTGCCGGTGGAAAACAG
This genomic stretch from Pseudomonas entomophila L48 harbors:
- the hchA gene encoding glyoxalase III HchA, with the protein product MTNTNDEKRPTPDPAEDNAFFPSPYSLSQFTSSKSDLSDANYPEPYEGGRWKILLIGADERYLLTDNGTLFSTGNHPVETLLPMYHLDKAGFAFDVATLSGNPVKFEYWAMPSEDTEVLGLFDRYRKAFKQPRKLADVLENALGDGSDYLGVFIPGGHGALIGLPESKEVGQVLQWAADNDKFVITLCHGPAALLASGRLYDGYKICAFPDELDAKTPDIGYMPGHLAWKFGERLQAQGVEIINQGISGAVHQDRKLLTGDSPLAGNALGKLAAATLLKAVNAG